The genomic DNA TCATCTCTCATGTCACCTTAGGATTTATAAAGAGTGAATGTGATGTGAGTCTCGTTCAACTAACCTGACACAGATTCTGTAGGTGACAGCCTCGTCTGAATTTAAGTTGTTATCCAGTTCTCTCCTGTTTGGTGCGAGCATCAAACCACTCGATTGCTGATCGTGGCACACGCACATCTTTTTCCTCGTTGTTATCGTAGTCATCGTAGTATTCATAGTTTTTTATGATCTCAGCTAGGGAGACAGAGGTTAATGTAATTGTGTAGCTTTTATTAGATGTCAAGGTTGTGACTTCTTATCAGTGTCAAAATTTCACCGGTGTATTTCACTTTCCCCTCCACTGTGACGCTGATTGACACTTGGTCACAATCGTCCTTGGGGTCCAGCAATTGGTAAGCCTTTACGATCTGCCAAAGAGATGGTGATTTTTGTTGTACATTATGGATCTCTTTCAGCGTACACAGACATTAATCAAACTTACTTTAAGCTTGGTTTCGCCATTTCCTGTCAATTGCACCATAATGGTGTTCCCTGAAAATTTCTGGAACAAAAGATGCAAGAAACGTTATCTAAGAAAGAGGTTAAATATATGAGTGTAATAGTGCACTACACAATAGTGTAGATGATTCTTTTTGATACCTTAAGGTCAGTTTCCACCTTTTCCTTCCCATTTACCAATGCAAGTTTTACAATGTCTTGCTTTCCTTGGACTGTGAACTCTGCTATTAGATTTACTTCAGATCTGGCGAACCTCTTTAGGTCATACTCCGCCAGGGCTTCCAAGGCCATGACGGTATCCTGGGCatagtaataaaacattaataacatgTTTACCATCTGCACTTTAGACAGTAAATCTGGTCTAAACTGTATGATGTGGGACCACTGGGATAAAGGGTCTAGGTCCAAAGAAAGAGATTCTTAAGGTTCAAACTATTCACGATGTAGCATCCCAATCACCTGTGTTGATCTGTAGCCTCCAAAATAGTTTTCTTGGGAGGTCAACCAGCAGGCTGCTTGGTCTGCCCACTTGGTATGCCCAAGTTCCACTGCCGCTAGGAGGGCATAGGCTGTAGTCTCTATTGTGATGGCATCTACATGCGCTTGATGCTGTGGGTTTGCATTCGCTGTCCACAGATAACAGCCATTTGTCCCTGATAATTTGTAAGTAAAAATTACAGTAATTATAAATCAATACGAATTTGTGATACACATTTTGGTTGTCTCTTATTGTTGGGCGATATGTTAAAATGAGAGAATATGAATTGATTAACTGACAATTGCTCTGCCACATACTGTTAACAACATAAAATCACTTGAATATCTCTCGTTTTTTTAGGCATTGCTGTCAATCAATTAGAAGGCCTGCTTTATGGCAACATTTaatattgacatgtttttt from Anoplopoma fimbria isolate UVic2021 breed Golden Eagle Sablefish unplaced genomic scaffold, Afim_UVic_2022 Un_contig_13658_pilon_pilon, whole genome shotgun sequence includes the following:
- the LOC129088621 gene encoding complement C4-like encodes the protein MTSFIILALHRSLKFLHSELRSNAEASIARSTTYLLSHLEELQHPYAVAITVYCLAVCLPKGRDHSSAWTKLQTLATEGTNGCYLWTANANPQHQAHVDAITIETTAYALLAAVELGHTKWADQAACWLTSQENYFGGYRSTQDTVMALEALAEYDLKRFARSEVNLIAEFTVQGKQDIVKLALVNGKEKVETDLKKFSGNTIMVQLTGNGETKLKIVKAYQLLDPKDDCDQVSISVTVEGKVKYTAEIIKNYEYYDDYDNNEEKDVRVPRSAIEWFDARTKQERTG